Genomic segment of Calypte anna isolate BGI_N300 chromosome 12, bCalAnn1_v1.p, whole genome shotgun sequence:
CAGCGGGGTGTTGTTTAGATTTGGCTCCTATTAGGTCCTGAGCAATGAGAGGGAGAGCTCTGGGCCGGAGGCAGGACACCCGCCGTGGTTCCCCGGGGGCTGCTGGTGTGGGGTTGGTCAGGGCTGCGGGGGATTAGAGGAACCGCTGACGCCGGGTCGGGCTCTCCAGGCTGGGGGAGCCGAGGAGCTCCCCGGAGCACAAAGCGGTCCCCATTGCGGTTACCCCGGGGGCTGCCGCAAGGACTGAGGGGGACGGTGCAGGAACAAGCGCCGAAGCCGCCGGGGCTCCGGGCGCGGTCGGTGCTGGGCGGTTGCACGGCGATCGAGCGGGCAGCAGGGCCTCCCGCCGGCCCTCGGAGGCTTGCCGAGTGCCGGCCCGATGCCGGTACCGACGGTCTCGTTCCGCCCGGGGGGGTACCCAGCACACAGGCCCCGCCCCTCCGCCAGCAAAACAAACACGGCTCGGACCCGGCCGCCCACCAATGGGCGTCCGCGATCGCCGCGTCCGCCCCGCCCCTCGGCCGCTTCCGCCAATGGGGCCTCGCCCTGTCCGGCGGGGCGGGGCTCCGAGCTGTGACGCGACTGTTGCGCGGCGTCGCCATTGGCCGCGGGGGCAGGGGCGGAGCGGCGGCGCTGGCAGCGGGCCGGGGCGGCAGCGGCGGGAGGTGCGAGCCGGCCGGGGCGGCCATGAGAACCGAGATCTCCACGGCGGCGGCCTTCGTCACCCGCCTCCTGCGGGCCGCCGGCGGGATCGGCGAGGAGCAGCTGCGGTGCTTCCGGGAGTGCCTGCAGGAGGCGCTGCGCGGTGAgcggggggggcgggggggccTGGCCTGGGCGGTCGCCGGTGCCCTGCGGGGGGTCCGGCCGGGCTGGGGGGCGGTGAGGCCCCGGGGCCGCTGTAAAGCCGGTTTTTGTTCCCTCCCGCAGAGCACTACAAGCACCACTGGTTCCCCCAGGTGCCCTCCAAGGGCTCCGGGTACCGGTGCATTAGGATCAACCATAAGATGGACCCCTTGATAGGAAAGGCAGCGGGCATGATTGGACTGAGCCACGAGAGACTCTTCCAGCTCCTACCCAGCGAGTTAACTCTTTGGGTCGACCCTTTCGAAGTGTCCTATCGCATAGGTGAAGACGGCTCTATCTGTGTCTTGTACGAAGGTCCCCAGCCTGGTGGGAAAGCGACCAAACAACTGGAGAGTCGGACCAGCTGTAAGGAGGAGTGGAGGACTGGCAGGTCCAGCCCTTCCAAGAGTTACAGCATCATGACAGTTTCTAGTTAAAAATTGCTGTTCCTTGTACAGTGATGTATGTATCCCAAAGTCTTAGTAAACTTCCATGTAAACTGagattttttgggttttaattatttttttccgCTCTATAGTCATTAAAGTTGTAGTACTGCCGAGTTCCTCGTGGCCAAGGGCTAATGTATAAAGCAGTTCTTTACACTGCATGTTCCTTTCTGGAGTGTGTCCCTATAAATGCACTGTACAGTCAGTTGACAATTGTTTTACACATTTATATTCTCAAAGAAGTTTTGGCTATTTGTAATAAAAAGCAATATTGTAGCATTCTTTATGATGGGGCTTAGTCAAGATTAACACTTGCTAAAACATTCCTCAATTTGCAGAGCAATAACACGAAGGGGGTGGGAAACATCTAACAAGCTGCACATAAATCTTTCCAGTGATCTGTCTGCACAGACTTCTCTCAGGGTCGTTCAAGTTTGTCTGCAAGGCACAAATCACAAAAGTAAttattacttttcctttttcaaagcGTGTGTTTATTTGAGGGCTGGATTCCATTGTGCCCCAACATTTTGACAAAAAGAATTGGGGAATTAGTTTGCCTTGTTATTTCTAGTTatcagagtaaaaaaataaagatttgctCAAAATGCTCTTgacttggtttgggttttttgctggtttttctttttctttcttttttttttctttttaaaccagGCTTTTTATATTGCTGTCAGAGCTGCTTCTGGCTGTTTCTAATTGTCCCAGTTCGGAAGGTGTGGCTCTGAACATTCATATTGATTTCAGATCACCAAAAAATGCTTAGTTTTGGTAAAGCTTGTGGCAATGTGTTGGGATAGAGCTGAAttggctgtgcagagctgtgtggttttgttttttggttttcagtgtGTGCTGCACCAAACCTAATGTGTGCAAAAGTACTTTTTCTAACATTTGATCTgttgcagaaaaatgttttagtttATGGGGAAATTAagtttctgtttaaaactgCAGCTAGGAAGGTGGAATGAAATGCTGATCATCAGTATGGTGACTTTTCTGGATGGTAAAAACCTGCTATTTCTGCATTCTGTTACACTGAGttccttctcattttctcagtcttttaaATACCAGTTGGGTATAAGATTAATAAACCCATCAGTTACAGTGGATTTGGTATAATCACAAAGCTTTGCATTGTTGTTTGGGGACTCTTGGTATTGATGTTCTATTGAAGGATCAGGTTTACAGGTACTGTGATTCCTCTTCTAAGAAGCAGTGGTCTGTAATCTATCTACAGAAGACTGCATAGTGTCCAGCAGTGCTGTTTTTTTGGGAGCCTGGTGCTAGGACACAGTTGAATGCCTGATGAAAGAAAGCTTTGTCTGGTGTTAGaatgtcagggaaaaaaacaaaacatcttgCTCTGTGTTAGTAATGTGGTAAAacacagggaagagaaggaacaagTCTGGGCAAACTAGAAAGGGTAGAACACTGCCTAATGTGAAgaggtttgtttcattttccaatgtgcaaaaaaaagctgtgccttatttcttgctggtttttgtATTATCTCAGAGAGAAGTTTGTCTGGTAGTATGTGTTGgatctgtttaaaatgtatcatGCAATTATCAATATCGGTTGTGTGCTCCTGTCTGACTCCAGTATGTGAGTTTCTGGGTTTCTTTAGCAAATAGGTGTTAAAGTTCTTGTAGCAAATTACCTTTTTATTATACAAGATTGAAAACCAGTTCTTGCCACATCGTTTTATTCTCTTGAGGAGATAGTAgcacttttgtttttctctcctctgatAAAGTTACTTGCACTGGATATATATTTCTTCAGGACTTCTCAGGGACATATTTGACACATTTGTCAGTAATTGAACAAAATAACTAAATCTGTTAAGGGTGAGATGTCCTCTTTGATTAAATCTCATTTGAAAGATAATTGACCTTGCTGCACATCACATTTACAGCCTGTCTGAAAAGCTGTAGTAGGAAATCTGTAGCTTAACAGTGGATGTTACATAGCAGTAAGCACTAGAAGTGGAGCTAAAGATGACTTGGGACACACAGTATGATCTCCAGCTTCTGGGTGTAGTTTGACATGAAGTAGGGTATAGCagttttttcagatgttttttttttttttttgccttgtgtCTGTCTGTAAGAGCAGAGAAGAGCCTGGATTAATTAGCCATGGTGGgttctgttgctttttatttattaattctaTCATAATTAACAGGGTATTTTGTACATTATATAATGTCATAAGTATCCCTGCCAGTTTGCCATTTATCATTGAATGGGGTGTTTTTGTTACTGTAATTCAAGATGAATTTCATATGCTTAAGCTCCAGGCATAGAGTTGAAGTTACTCTACAGAGAAGCAGGTGGAGGAGTCTGGGGAGCTTGAAGAAAGGCCACTGGAGCAAAGAAAACACTTGAGCTGGAAGTAAATATTCTGTAATATCTGTAACATCTAGAATTACATtccattgctttaaaaaaaatgtcaaagacCTACAAACTGCAAAAAGGGTGTTCTGAGGGAATAGAGCTCTTGGTAGTAAGTCAAGGAGGCTTACATGGAGGAGGaggtaaataaaattaacttcatCTTTTCCCTAAAAGGTGGCAAGTTTTATGTTCTGCCATTGCAACAAACAAGCCACAATCTTCATGTGATTTAAATGATGCAGTCAGTCTTGCGTGACAAGTACATCTGATCAGTCATGACAgaacagaatggtttggattctatagaaaaaaatattgcatgcCAGCTGTTTTGGAGCAGtaaaaatacatgaagaaaGTGTATAATTGTCTCTCTCATGCCTGTTTTTGTGAGGATGGTTTaacttttaaatatgtaaagctaaaaccagaaacatttctagagagaaaaatataCATTTGCACGTTTctccaaaatgttttcttgctgtgaagacaaatttttttttgtaaaatccAAATGAGACAGAAGGTCCTGTTAGCTTATATAGCCTGACCACTCCTGTACTGCAGTTCCAATATATCTGACCTATATATTCCAATGTATCTTATGTTTGTACCCAAGTATTCAGAGGTTTTTATGCTTTTGATCTGAAAACTTCAAGAGATAAAGTTATCATCTCTATTTGTTGCAGATTCTCTTACCTTTAGTATTAGGTAAGTTGTAATATGAattttggtatattttaaaaatttctgagCATTGgcatctttatttctttattctcaAGATGAAAGACTTTTCAGTATGGCCTCCTGTATGCACTTTATAGTGCAACCAAATTAAGTCGTCTTTTTGTTTAAAGGATTAAAAAGATTAAGCCTTTAAAGTTTGGGCATAAATCTTTTAACTTTTTGATACATGCTTTCTGTAAACACTCATTCCATGTTTTCTGATATGTGCATGAGACTGTTCTCAGGAAATGAGTGCAGTGAACCAATTGATCCAGATCAGGCTGTTCCCACCATTATTTGCtgttccagcagcactgagagtTCTGGGACTTTGACTTTACtgagaacaatgtaaaaatatgttGTATCAAGCAGTGCCATAATTGCTAAATACCAGGCCTTTGACTTAACTCGTTTTTAATTTATGTGCTGCATCACTCactctgttatttttattttgtttagaatGCTGTGTGTTTTAGGTGAAGTGCCTGATAAAAGCCTAAATAGTGCTACTGCAGTTCCACAGTGGACAAACATCAGGTTTGGATAAGAGGATAGCTTTCCAATGAAACCATGTTGACTGGGATTAATGGTCTCTTTTTAATTGTACTTCTAATTATGAAGTTAATTAATACTTAGTTAACCTGCTTTTTACATTTAACCCATGATTAAAAGTGTTCTAACTCTCCTGCAATTATTACTTTTTACTTCTATTATATTGGGACATCTCTGGAGAAATTTTCTAGTTATCCCTACATGTTTCAGAAATAGACATCAAGGTCCCACTGCTACCTGAAGGCCCAGTGGTTGTTTTTCTAGACCTAGTGGTTATGTTTTTCCTtatgaaattctgaaaatagTCTTCATATTATCTGGTTTAATCCTAAGCATATTGGGATATGTATTTCATTACCTTCATGTGGCACAAAGTTGTTTACATGATCAAATACTGATAGGCAACATTTATTGAACACTGACAGCTTTTTGCCTTACTTTAGCAATTTTACCTGTCATCTTTTCAATACTAGAATTAATTTATGTGCTGTCATATCTTAGAAGGTCATTGCCTTTGCATAGCTGTTCTTCTTAGCTATTGTAACCATGGattttcctttcacatttttaactttctgcagattttttaatGTCACAATAATCCATGtatgttggctttttttctgtcatcttttgtgttgtggttttttgtttgttttttcttactggTTTGTCAAGGGATGTGACTTTGATCTTGTCTCAGTGTTGTATAAGAATAACATCACTGCAGTTACCTGGTGGCTTTGGGATGCCTCCAGGCCAGTGCATATTGCTAGGGCAGAATGGGAAGGCCATTGTATTGGTATTGGTTAAGAGACATTCTAGTTCTTGAATAGTAAGGCTGTTACTTTTTACTGTCACCACACTTACTTTTTAtaagttattttttcttacagtgcCAGAATTACTATCTAATTTTCACACTGCATGAGTAATAGGCCCAtctattttcattgttttcttgcTGAGGACAGAATTTATTCCGGCAGTAATAACTGGTATTTTGCTTTCCATTATAAAGCTGTTTTTCACTGAGAAGTAACTACTGCTGATTTTAGCTTGTAATTTAGGTAGCTTCTTCCAAGGGTGATTTTAATTGAAATGGAATTGCATTGAAGAATCTTTCATCTGAGAGAGTCACTTTGCAGTGTGAGATTCAGCCATCCTCCTTTGCAATCAGTATGACCAACAGATCTCTCAGAAGTGTCAGGAAGCAAtgagaaagcaaattaaatccTGCTTTGTGATGAATTTGGctttatcattattttaaactattgGCCCCTAGATTATTGATGGTAATATTTGTATTGGTTGATCAGAAGCAATAGCTCTGTAGTATGTTATTCTCCCCCGTGGTTattaaaaatccaaagaaatAGGAACTGTAAAAGAAGATAAGTGTCTGTGCCATTAAATTAAATAGCAAATCAGTCTTGAGTCACTGAAAGAGTTGCAAATGTATCTCCAGATAAATTAATTCTGTTGTGCTTTAGTAGAAAGCAAAATTGTATCACAAATGATTCAAGCAAGCCTCTCCTTCTAAATAAATACCGGCTAAGTTTATAATCCTGAAGCTATGCTGTGTATGATATGAGTATGAACTTTGAAGTGGAACAcagttttgaaagagaaatgcatctaaaaaagtataaatacaGACTTTGTAGATGCTGTGATGCAGCAGCTTTGAGTATGAATTTGAATTTAAGATTTTCTAGAGCAAAACCTCTTATTTTTAGCAGCAAGTACAACCAACTCCATGAAGCAATTTTTACTAAATAGTTTCTGTGACTGCAGAGTGAAGTTTGGGAGGATGCTGTGTAGAGTCCAGTCATGCAAACTGCTGTGAAACTGATCATCCAACACAGCtgattctccgtccctggagacatttaaaaaaagactggatgtggcactgagtgtcatggtctagcaactgctccggtgggtcaagggttggactagatgatctctgaggtcccttccaacccagctaattctatgattctatgattctatgatgttgGTGCCTTTGGCCTCACATGACTGATTCTAGGTCTGGGGACCGTTCCCAGAATTGTCTGCTACACAAATGAAGAATGaacaaacatgaaagaaaactgaggtaaaaAGTAGGTTGTACcagaaaatacttcttaaacTGCCTGAGTGCAGAGGTAGTCAGAGGAGAATGCTATGTAGGAGCAAAGTCATTGTATCATCAAACTGCTAAACTTACTCTAATTTTACACTAAGTGCCAAAATggaatttgctttctttcactgTGGCTCTGAGGAACTTACCTGTtacttataaatatttatgtagatTCACAAACATTGAGAAATTACATTATTTGCAAGGCCTAACCTTTCATTTTGCATGCTGCATGTAGGTGAGTAAAATACTAATGGGTATTCCTAGTGTACAGCATCTCAGTGTGCAGGTCCTGTGTTGATAACTTACCTGTGTGATATGAGTACACAATTGACACCTTGCAATGGTCCCTCACATGTTATTTATACAGCAGCATTAGCATCACAACAGTTCTGTGAATGGAAATGGGGCAGCCTGAGGTTTTGATTAGCATAAAGGCACATGAAGGAGTGATGGAAAATAATATAAGCTATAGtgatttatgtttttatatattccTATAATGGATTGCAACACAAGCTGACCCTTAGACttgccttctctttctctgtgatTTGGGATTTTCATGTGTTGTTAGGAAGAATGTATTTCCAAGGTTGCAGAAGTATAAATGAAAACAGGACTCTTCTCACATGTGTTTTATTTAGtgctcaaaacaaaacatttcttacACAAATCCTTCCTTCTGGAAGTatattgttggtttttttctggatataCCAGAGGCTGTCAAATGCACATCTCACTTGACTGCACCTTAAAGGTTGATGCAAGGTTTTGCTGAAGGGTTTTCCTCTGGGGTAGGAAAAAGATGTACAAATGTGTTGGGATGGGGATCTTGTTATTTTTACCCACAGTTTGATGGGCTGATACTGAAACCAAAAGCATTGAACGTTTTGATATGGATTGTGAGTTTTTCAAGTGGGTGAAGTATGGATGCTTGGACATCAGTTAAGAGTAAATAAATATGTACTTGAATTTAATAATAGTACTGAACATTCAGTGTAGAATTAGGTGTTTTGATGGATGGTGGTTTTGctgaacaaaattaattcagaatcATGAACATCAGTATTTATGGAACACTTGATTTTATCATTAGTCTTCTCACTAAATGATGTTTAACTAATATCTCTGACTTGcttcagtttaatttattttccagtgactCAGTGCTATGCACTTTAAGTAAGAGAAAGTTCTTGCTTCTCCAGAAGTCCTTAGAATTGATCCCATATTTAACATTAAAAGCCTTTTGGCTCAGGCCTATATTACAAGCATTTTGCACTGCATTGCATTACTACTACATTACAAGCACTATTAACCTGAGTCCTGTGTATTAGCTTCATGGAGCTCCTTTTAGTTTCTTAACTATTAAATGGAGATTTAATTGTAGCTGAAACCTTAGCTGTTCTGCCTGTGACTCACTttaccagaaaagaaaataatctgtctGTGTTGAGTGTCACAAGTGTATGTGTGCACCATATGTTTTGGTGCTATATTCAGAGAAAGctgatatataaatatacagatatttgccttttttccacAAGCTGTTAACCTGGTTTCTCCTTCTAAATGTGTTCTAAAACACTGAACATTGAACAGTGCACAgaatgaaaactgagaaaaaggaaatctggGAGCTTAaagggtttctttttatttgtgatCCAGGGTAGACTCTGTGTCTCAGTTTGCATGAccagaaatcagaagaaaagtATACGAACTTCTGTTCTCATTCAATTTGCTAAACCTTTGCATTGACATTAAATGAAAGAGAGATTCTTGCTTGATTATTGGCAGATGCTGTGTCTTGACAACAAACATAAGAATTGGAATAGGAACCAGCAGTGGATTAAAAAGAGAAGGTTAATCCTGAGCTTTTAGGAGGCATTTCTTGCCAGCCTTGTTACAGCTCTTCTGCTTTCATACTGGATTGGCAAGTGTAAAACTATACTGCAATGTACCTTTTGTATTCTGTTCTTAGAGGCAATAGTGTTTTAAATGACCTGGAAATTATATTTGCAAAGAGAATgacctgttccagtgtcacTTCACAAGGATCTGGTATCAGCTTTGTTAACTAACTGTAAGGGGCAAATAATTATGCTTCTGAAAAAAGTTACAAGTAACATATTCAGCATATAAGATAGGATCCCAGAAagcaatataattttatttctatctttTTAGTCTGCTAACATATTTTAGAATATC
This window contains:
- the LOC115599005 gene encoding protein BTG1-like, whose protein sequence is MRTEISTAAAFVTRLLRAAGGIGEEQLRCFRECLQEALREHYKHHWFPQVPSKGSGYRCIRINHKMDPLIGKAAGMIGLSHERLFQLLPSELTLWVDPFEVSYRIGEDGSICVLYEGPQPGGKATKQLESRTSCKEEWRTGRSSPSKSYSIMTVSS